A single window of Streptomyces aquilus DNA harbors:
- a CDS encoding peroxiredoxin translates to MSKVIAVGDTIEDFELPDETGTPRSLTSLLADGPIVLFFYPAAMTPGCTAEACHFRDLAAEFAAAGARPVGISGDSVERQQEFAGAHSLGMPLLSDADGTIRERFGVARGFSLAPTKRVTFVIAQDRTVLEVVRSELRMNTHADKALAALRAHRK, encoded by the coding sequence ATGAGCAAGGTGATAGCGGTCGGTGACACGATCGAGGACTTCGAGCTGCCGGACGAGACCGGCACGCCCCGCAGCCTGACCTCACTGCTGGCGGACGGGCCGATCGTGCTGTTCTTCTACCCGGCCGCGATGACCCCCGGCTGCACCGCGGAGGCCTGCCACTTCCGCGACCTGGCCGCCGAGTTCGCCGCGGCCGGGGCCCGTCCCGTCGGCATCAGCGGGGACTCCGTGGAGCGCCAGCAGGAGTTCGCGGGCGCCCACTCGCTCGGCATGCCGCTGCTGTCCGACGCCGACGGGACCATCAGGGAGCGGTTCGGCGTGGCCCGCGGCTTCTCGCTGGCCCCCACCAAGCGGGTCACCTTCGTCATCGCACAGGACCGCACGGTCCTGGAGGTCGTGCGCAGTGAGCTGCGGATGAACACCCACGCGGACAAGGCCCTCGCCGCGTTGCGGGCCCACCGGAAGTGA